One Pieris napi chromosome Z, ilPieNapi1.2, whole genome shotgun sequence DNA window includes the following coding sequences:
- the LOC125062176 gene encoding protein obstructor-E-like: MIGSISLLFALMGSTFGYFHGVDPNTLKCDPTGQIHLLLPHFTDCNKFYMCAHGSEVELPCPPNTIFDFPVQTCNWPWATKCWLRNGTDDIIEGSGEDEFVPPKEVEIEIKPASTETMMSGRLDCHNLDTASRRVGFKGDCQRYWSCTAGSPHAYYCSDGLFFNEEKQECDFEANSKCIDENVDELHTEFIEYN; the protein is encoded by the exons GAAGTATTAGTCTCCTGTTCGCGTTGATGGGAAGTACTTTCGGGTACTTTCACGGTGTAGATCCCAATACACTAAAATGCGACCCAACTGGCCAG atCCATCTACTCCTGCCACACTTTACGGATTGTAACAAATTCTATATGTGCGCCCACGGTTCTGAGGTTGAATTACCTTGCCCTCCAAATACCATATTCGACTTTCCAGTTCag ACTTGCAATTGGCCATGGGCAACAAAATGCTGGCTCAGGAATGGCACTGACGACATTATTGAAGGTTCTGGTGAAGACGAATTTGTCCCACCAAAAGAAg TTGAAATCGAAATTAAGCCAGCTTCAACGGAAACGATGATGTCTGGACGTCTTGACTGCCACAATCTTGATACAGCTTCACGAAGAGTTGGATTCAA GGGTGACTGTCAAAGATACTGGAGCTGTACAGCTGGTTCACCCCATGCTTACTACTGTTCTGATGGTCTCTTTTTCAATGAAGAAAAGCAGGAATGTGACTTTGAAGCTAACTCCAAGTGTATTGACGAAAATGTTGACGAACTACACACAGAATTTATTGAATacaactaa